From Solidesulfovibrio carbinoliphilus subsp. oakridgensis, the proteins below share one genomic window:
- a CDS encoding metallophosphoesterase codes for MADTGNPGTFLLFSDVHFDPFADPSLVPALAASDVSAWTGLLSSSSQTAYAAYGSDSNYPLFESALDDMAARAADVSTILYPGDILAHDFPQDYAALTGDTSQAGLDAFAQKTVAFFVQEVDSRFPDAMVLVADGNCDTDNMSGSIGARPGDPYLSDTAPLLAQAFFNNDTDRTAFASTYAVGGYYAVEPDGPTGLKYIVLNDNLWITEYDDPAAGAVELSWFASELAESAQNFQKVWVVGHIPVGANASSVVASYDQTGRIAYSGNLDDGFNAAFVGLELAYDATIKATFTGHTHNDDFRLVTDGSGAANLLRIAPSISPVFDNNPGYQVYSFDTRTSSLLDETTYTLDLQSSSPAWSKEYAYAETYGQTLATPQEWQAVYGAILTNPATQAAYIDHLGQGAATQFPVTAANLPAYLATPGFVLPATYNAAVAALAG; via the coding sequence ATGGCCGACACAGGCAATCCAGGCACGTTTCTGCTTTTTTCCGACGTCCACTTCGATCCCTTCGCCGACCCGTCCCTGGTCCCGGCCCTGGCCGCCTCGGACGTGTCCGCCTGGACGGGCCTTCTCTCCTCGTCGAGCCAGACCGCCTACGCCGCCTACGGCAGCGACAGCAATTATCCCCTCTTCGAATCGGCCCTGGACGACATGGCCGCCCGGGCCGCCGACGTCTCGACCATCCTCTACCCCGGCGACATCCTGGCCCACGATTTTCCCCAGGACTACGCCGCCCTGACCGGCGACACGAGCCAGGCCGGCCTTGACGCCTTCGCCCAGAAGACCGTGGCTTTTTTCGTCCAGGAGGTGGACAGCCGCTTTCCGGACGCCATGGTCCTCGTGGCCGACGGCAACTGCGACACCGACAACATGAGCGGCAGCATCGGGGCCCGGCCCGGCGACCCCTATCTGTCGGACACGGCCCCCCTCCTCGCCCAGGCCTTTTTCAACAACGACACGGACCGCACGGCCTTTGCCTCGACCTACGCCGTGGGCGGCTATTACGCCGTGGAACCCGACGGCCCCACGGGCCTCAAGTACATCGTCTTAAACGACAATCTCTGGATCACCGAGTACGACGATCCCGCCGCCGGAGCGGTGGAACTGTCCTGGTTCGCCTCGGAACTGGCCGAGTCGGCCCAGAATTTCCAGAAAGTCTGGGTGGTCGGCCACATCCCGGTCGGCGCCAACGCCTCGTCCGTGGTCGCTTCCTACGACCAGACCGGCCGGATCGCCTACTCGGGCAACCTGGACGACGGCTTCAACGCCGCTTTCGTCGGCCTGGAGCTGGCCTACGACGCGACCATCAAGGCCACCTTCACCGGCCACACCCACAACGACGACTTCCGGCTCGTAACCGACGGTTCGGGCGCGGCCAACCTGCTGCGCATCGCCCCCTCGATCTCGCCGGTTTTCGACAACAACCCCGGCTACCAGGTCTACAGTTTCGACACCCGGACCTCTTCCCTGCTGGACGAGACGACCTACACCCTCGACCTCCAATCGAGTTCGCCCGCCTGGAGCAAGGAATACGCCTACGCCGAAACCTACGGCCAGACCCTGGCCACGCCCCAGGAATGGCAGGCCGTGTACGGCGCCATCCTGACCAACCCGGCCACCCAGGCCGCCTACATCGATCACCTGGGCCAGGGCGCCGCCACCCAATTCCCGGTCACGGCAGCCAACCTGCCTGCCTATCTGGCCACGCCGGGCTTTGTCCTGCCCGCCACCTACAACGCCGCCGTGGCGGCATTGGCGGGCTAG
- a CDS encoding ATP-dependent helicase: MDLERDLNPAQRQAVLTTEGPVLVIAGAGSGKTRTIVYRLARLVAGGVDPASILLLTFTRKAAQEMLSRAGLLLAMGPDGVSGVSGGTFHAFAFATLRRYHAAAGYPDGFTVLDQADSEDVLGQAKDKLGIGKGDRSFPRRSAILGLLSKARNKEMAVADVLSREAFHLLPYADAIGQLGEAYTAFKTDHNLLDYDDLLFRLEQTLLGNPDLADYLRVRHRYIMVDEYQDTNRVQARLTRLLAPASGNVMAVGDDAQSIYAFRGATVDNILDFPDLYPGTTVVKLEQNYRSTQPILTLTNAILANAGRKFEKHLFTTREDGPVPELMRPFSDLTQAAMVAAKVRELSRTYPLHEIAVLFRAGYQSYALEVELGKTGIPFQKFGGLKFSDAAHVKDVLSYLRLVRNTADFPAWSRVLAFVPGIGPKTATKIFEAIQAGDRGVLGKMAARTAEFKTLIEFLDTLRGLPPVPAALLERVVEAYAPLLAEKFPDDYPRRQAGLDQLQQIAAAYHDLDAFLADLVIENPGEDRKKTREDHVVLSTVHSSKGLEWSAVLLIDLVDERFPSRHALSRPEDLEEERRLLYVACTRAREYLALFAPETVYQRTTGGCSPALPSIFLRELPPGPLKERRERLGGSSSGTFAAGCAPPRAAAGSASMSGSPRPGAGPRPAPAGAPGNGAGPANGSARALGYCRHKIFGRGKIIATLDGGKYRVNFPDFGPKVILADYLELEDAS, encoded by the coding sequence ATGGATCTCGAACGCGATCTGAACCCTGCCCAGCGGCAGGCGGTCCTGACCACCGAGGGGCCGGTCCTGGTCATCGCCGGCGCCGGCTCCGGCAAGACCCGGACCATTGTCTACAGGCTGGCCCGGCTCGTGGCCGGCGGCGTGGACCCGGCCTCCATCCTTCTTTTGACCTTCACCCGCAAGGCCGCCCAGGAGATGCTGTCCCGGGCCGGGCTCCTGTTGGCCATGGGCCCGGACGGCGTGTCCGGCGTTTCCGGCGGCACCTTTCACGCCTTCGCCTTTGCCACGCTTCGCCGCTACCACGCGGCCGCCGGCTACCCGGACGGGTTCACCGTGCTCGACCAGGCCGACTCCGAGGACGTCCTCGGCCAGGCCAAGGACAAGCTCGGCATCGGCAAGGGCGACCGGTCCTTTCCCCGGCGCAGCGCCATCCTGGGGCTCCTGTCCAAGGCCCGCAACAAGGAGATGGCCGTGGCCGACGTCCTCTCCCGCGAGGCCTTCCATTTGCTCCCCTACGCCGACGCCATCGGCCAGCTCGGCGAGGCCTACACGGCCTTTAAAACCGACCACAATCTGCTCGACTACGACGACCTGCTCTTTCGCCTGGAGCAAACGCTCCTTGGCAACCCGGATCTGGCCGATTATCTGCGCGTGCGCCACCGCTACATCATGGTGGACGAGTACCAGGACACCAACCGGGTCCAGGCGAGGCTGACGCGCCTGCTCGCCCCGGCCTCGGGCAACGTCATGGCTGTCGGCGACGACGCCCAGTCCATCTACGCCTTTCGCGGGGCCACCGTGGACAACATCCTGGATTTTCCGGACCTCTATCCCGGCACCACGGTCGTCAAGCTCGAGCAGAACTACCGGTCCACCCAGCCGATCCTGACCTTGACCAACGCCATTTTGGCCAACGCCGGCCGCAAGTTCGAAAAGCACCTTTTTACCACCCGCGAGGACGGCCCGGTGCCGGAACTCATGCGGCCCTTTTCCGACCTGACCCAGGCGGCCATGGTGGCGGCCAAGGTCCGGGAGCTGTCCCGCACCTACCCGCTCCACGAGATCGCGGTGCTCTTTCGGGCCGGCTACCAGTCCTACGCCCTGGAAGTGGAGCTCGGCAAAACCGGCATCCCGTTCCAGAAGTTCGGCGGGCTCAAGTTTTCCGACGCGGCCCACGTCAAAGACGTGCTGTCCTACCTGCGGCTGGTGCGCAACACGGCCGACTTCCCGGCCTGGTCCCGGGTCCTGGCCTTTGTGCCGGGCATCGGCCCCAAGACCGCGACGAAAATCTTCGAGGCCATCCAGGCCGGGGACCGGGGGGTGCTTGGCAAGATGGCCGCCCGGACCGCGGAATTCAAGACGCTGATCGAGTTCCTCGACACCCTGCGCGGCCTGCCGCCGGTGCCTGCCGCCCTCCTCGAACGGGTGGTCGAGGCCTATGCCCCGCTTCTGGCCGAGAAGTTCCCGGACGACTACCCCCGCCGCCAGGCCGGCCTGGACCAACTCCAGCAGATCGCGGCCGCCTACCACGACCTCGACGCCTTCCTGGCCGATCTGGTCATCGAAAACCCGGGCGAGGACCGCAAAAAGACCCGCGAGGACCATGTGGTCCTGTCCACGGTCCACTCGTCGAAGGGCCTCGAATGGTCGGCCGTGCTGCTCATCGACCTCGTGGACGAGCGCTTCCCGTCGCGCCATGCCTTGTCCCGGCCCGAGGACCTGGAAGAGGAGCGCCGGCTCCTCTACGTGGCCTGCACCCGGGCCCGGGAGTACCTAGCCCTTTTCGCCCCCGAGACCGTGTACCAGCGGACGACGGGCGGCTGCTCGCCGGCCCTGCCGAGCATCTTTTTGCGCGAGCTTCCCCCGGGACCGCTGAAGGAACGCCGGGAGCGGCTCGGCGGGTCGAGCTCCGGCACCTTTGCCGCCGGCTGCGCGCCCCCCCGGGCCGCGGCCGGATCGGCTTCCATGTCCGGCTCGCCCCGGCCCGGGGCCGGACCGCGCCCGGCTCCGGCCGGGGCGCCGGGAAATGGCGCCGGGCCGGCCAATGGTTCCGCCCGGGCCCTCGGCTACTGCCGCCACAAGATCTTCGGCCGGGGCAAGATCATCGCCACCCTGGACGGCGGCAAGTACCGCGTCAATTTCCCGGACTTCGGCCCCAAGGTCATTCTTGCCGATTACCTGGAATTGGAGGATGCTTCCTAG